Sequence from the Saccharopolyspora pogona genome:
CGGCGCACCGCCTAGCCGTTGCGGAACTTCCGCGTAGCGGAATTGTCGAGTTCTTGATCACTTCTCGGATGAGGGGCATTTCACCCCGGTTTGACCTGCGATGACACCCCCGGCATGGCTCAACTGTGCGGAAATCGGACACATTCGAAGAGTTTTGGCCGAGATTAGTGCACTTCAGCGGCTTTGTTGGTAGTACTTGCAGCGGCCCCATGCTCGTGCGCGCCTCGTACGAGCGGCACTAGACGGGCCTGGGCGGCGAGCCGGATGAATCCTGCTCACGAAAACGGGGACCCAAGTGGAACCCGGCAGAGCGGACTCGGTAGCGTCGCCCGCACCGATCAAGAGAAACCCCACATCACGGAGGACATGGTGGCCCTTCCCCAGCTGACCGAGGAGCAGCGGGCAGCAGCTCTGGAAAAGGCGGCTGCCGCCCGTCGCGCCCGAGCTGAGCTCAAGGAGCGCCTCAAGCGAGGCGGAACCACGCTGGCGGAGGTCCTGAAGACCGCCGACAACGACGAGGTCTTGGGCAAGATGAAGGTCTCCGCCCTTCTCGAAGCCCTTCCCGGTGTCGGCAAGGTCCGCGCCGCGCAGATCATGGAGCGGCTGGAGATCGCCAACAGCCGCCGGCTGCGCGGGCTGGGCGAGCGGCAGCGCAAGGCGCTGCTCTCCGAGTTCAGCGGCGAGTGATCGACGCACAAACCGGCGCTGAGCCGAGGACCGTCCGTCAGGGCGAGCCTCGGCTCACCGTCGTTTCCGGGCCCTCCGGCGTCGGCAAGTCCAGCGTGCTCAGCGAGGTGC
This genomic interval carries:
- the mihF gene encoding integration host factor, actinobacterial type; protein product: MALPQLTEEQRAAALEKAAAARRARAELKERLKRGGTTLAEVLKTADNDEVLGKMKVSALLEALPGVGKVRAAQIMERLEIANSRRLRGLGERQRKALLSEFSGE